The genome window CACCATCTGAGTATCAGCACGGGTTCGACAAAACACAAGTCCATAGATTCCTGGGTTAAAATCAACAAGCCTCTTTAGGGCGTTGTATCTGTCACGGGCCTGAACCAGATAAAAATAATGTTCAATGGTATCGGTTCCCTCATTCTTTTTTCCCATGGCAATTTCGATGGGATCGGTCATATATTCCTTGGCTATACGGGCAACTTCTGGTGGCATAGTCGCAGAAAAAAGTAATGTCTGCCTCTCATCAGGAGACGAGGCCAGTATAAAATCCAATTCATCCCGGAACCCCATATTGAGCATGATATCCGCTTCATCCATGATGAGATAACGAAGTTTGCTGATATCAACAACCCCACGTTTTATCATATCCACCAGACGACCAGGTGTTGCTACAAGAATTTGAGGATTCATCTTTAAGGAACGGATTTGAGAACCCATATCCTTACCACCATAGACGGGCACAATCCGGAGGTCTTTTGTAAATTTTGAGAACAACTCCATTTCTCTGTTGATCTGGAGACAAAGCTCCCTTGTAGGACAGAGTACAAGTCCCTGAATTTCCCTCTTATTCGTATCTACCAGCTCTATAAGAGGCAGTCCGAAAGCAGCGGTCTTTCCTGTTCCGGTCTGAGCCAACCCTGTAACATCCCGCTGTGTTTCCAGCAACAATGGTATGACTTTTTCCTGAATGGGCGTAGGTTCCTTGAAACCCATTTTTTCGACGGCTTTCAGCGTAGATTCGCTGAGGGGTAATTCTTTAAATTCCAAATAAATATCCTTAGTTTTTTTTTCGCATGTAAAATTAACCGGATATGACTTTGGAGCATAAAGAAGCCGGTTTTTTCTTAAAGAGCGTTATATGTAATAATAATTTATCCTCTCATGACTGTCAAAGGGCTATAACCCCGTCCTAACAGGATATATAGGAAAATGTCAGCCCTCCAGTTGGCCTAAAAGGGGGAGAATTTCATCCAAATTCCGAATATGATGGTTTACAGTTTTTTCTCTTTCCATAACTTTTTCGGGCGCCGTATCCTGCAGAAACTGACTGGTCAGAACGGCAGTCATCCCGGCTTTTGCCGAGGCAATCAGCTCCTCATTTCCACCGTCTCCAACATAAAGACAATCCTGGGGAGCCACATCAAGTCTTGTTGAACAGAGACCAAAAATTTCAGGGTCAGGTTTCATATACCCTTCATAACACGAAAAAACCGCCGTATCAAAACAAGTCGAAAGATCAGAACCTTTCCATCCCTCTACTTCTATGACATCTACATTGCTAACCAGTCCCAACTTGTAGCCCCCCTCCCTGATGGCCAGCAGAGACTCTACGACTCCCGCAGGCGGATGTTTAAGGCAGTAGTTAAAGCGGAGACGCCTTTCTTTGGCACAACTGTTGAGAATGTCTTCTGAAATTGAAGGGTCAATCTTCCAGGCGATATCCCTAATGATATCCACAGGATCGGTGATCAGCCCCGTAAGCCTTTCACGAGATCGATTAAACAAAGCATCCGACCACTCCTCCGAAGAGATACCTAAAATTTGATTTGAAAACCTGCCTGGAGCATCTTTGAGGTGTCTCAGGGAAGTCAGAGTTGTAAAGAGATCAAAAACAACAGCCTTGTATTTCATAAAAAAATCCTTTAAAAGAGGCATCCTTCTTGCAGTAGAAGCGGTAGATCGGTATGATTGCTACGCAGTTTGTTAATCTGCAAAAGGGGCGGTGCCAGCCAAAACCCACCCTGTGGATATATCATATGAAAAATGATTTATCTATAAATCAAAAACTGGGAGAACACCATTGAACGAATACCTCTGGATTGCCATGCTATTGGCAAATTTTCTATTTATCTTACTTTTTTACAGGCTCTTTGGAAAGACAGGCCTCTATATCTGGATTCCCATAGCCGCCATCGTTGCCAATATACAAGTCCTGAAACTGGTTGATATATTTGGTATCAATGCCACCCTGGGCAATATTGTCTATGCCTCTAGCTTTCTTGTTACAG of Oceanispirochaeta crateris contains these proteins:
- a CDS encoding HAD family hydrolase produces the protein MKYKAVVFDLFTTLTSLRHLKDAPGRFSNQILGISSEEWSDALFNRSRERLTGLITDPVDIIRDIAWKIDPSISEDILNSCAKERRLRFNYCLKHPPAGVVESLLAIREGGYKLGLVSNVDVIEVEGWKGSDLSTCFDTAVFSCYEGYMKPDPEIFGLCSTRLDVAPQDCLYVGDGGNEELIASAKAGMTAVLTSQFLQDTAPEKVMEREKTVNHHIRNLDEILPLLGQLEG